In Micromonospora purpureochromogenes, a single window of DNA contains:
- the argS gene encoding arginine--tRNA ligase produces the protein MTPAELAEVVLSAAHAVFTERGLDSAALPERTAVERPRNPEHGDYASTLALQLSKKVGVPPRELAAALADQLGRAPGVKSVEIAGPGFLNIRLDAAAAGQLARSIVEAGAEYGRSDALAGQKINLEFVSANPTGPVHIGGVRWAAVGDALSRLLRATGADVGTEYYFNDAGSQIDRFARSLLAAAKGEPAPEDGYGGAYIAEIAEQVRAVRPDVLELDDAAAQEVFRVEGVALMFAEIKSSLRAFGVEFDTYFNEKDLHDRGELDLALERLREQGHLFEAEGATWLRTTDFGDDKDRVLRKSNGEWTYFAADCAYYLDKRERGFERVVIMLGADHHGYLGRMKAMAACFGDDPDRNLEILIGQLVSLVREGAPVRMSKRAGTVVTLEDLVDAIGVDASRYALARYSSDSPIDIDVELWTRATRDNPVYYVQYVAARTASVGRNAAEVGLTRGDAAGFRAELLGHEKENELLKALAEFPAVVATAAELRGPHRVARYLEELAGAYHRFYDNCRILPRGDEEVTDLHRARLWLNDATRVVIANGLHLLGVTAPERM, from the coding sequence GTGACTCCCGCAGAACTCGCCGAGGTCGTCCTCTCCGCAGCCCACGCCGTCTTCACCGAGCGGGGCTTGGACTCCGCCGCGCTCCCGGAGCGGACGGCGGTGGAGCGACCGCGCAATCCGGAGCACGGCGACTACGCCTCGACGCTGGCGCTGCAGCTCAGCAAGAAGGTGGGGGTCCCGCCGCGGGAGCTGGCCGCCGCGCTGGCCGACCAGCTCGGCCGCGCCCCGGGGGTCAAGTCCGTGGAGATCGCCGGCCCGGGCTTCCTCAACATCCGGCTCGACGCCGCCGCCGCGGGCCAGCTCGCCCGGTCGATCGTCGAGGCCGGCGCGGAGTACGGCCGCAGCGACGCCCTCGCCGGCCAGAAGATCAACCTCGAGTTCGTCTCGGCCAACCCCACCGGCCCGGTGCACATCGGCGGCGTCCGCTGGGCGGCCGTCGGCGACGCGCTGAGCCGGCTGCTCCGCGCCACCGGCGCCGACGTGGGCACCGAGTACTACTTCAACGACGCCGGCTCCCAGATCGACCGGTTCGCCCGGTCGCTGCTCGCCGCCGCGAAGGGCGAGCCGGCCCCCGAGGACGGGTACGGCGGCGCGTACATCGCCGAGATCGCCGAGCAGGTCCGGGCCGTCCGGCCGGACGTGCTGGAGCTGGACGACGCCGCCGCCCAGGAGGTCTTCCGGGTCGAGGGCGTCGCGCTGATGTTCGCCGAGATCAAGTCCTCGCTGCGTGCCTTCGGGGTGGAGTTCGACACCTACTTCAACGAGAAGGACCTGCACGACCGGGGCGAGCTGGACCTCGCCCTGGAAAGGCTGCGCGAGCAGGGCCACCTCTTCGAGGCCGAAGGCGCCACCTGGCTGCGCACCACCGACTTCGGCGACGACAAGGACCGGGTGCTGCGCAAGTCCAACGGCGAGTGGACGTACTTCGCCGCCGACTGCGCCTACTACCTGGACAAGCGCGAGCGCGGCTTCGAGCGGGTCGTGATCATGCTGGGCGCCGACCACCACGGCTACCTCGGCCGGATGAAGGCGATGGCGGCCTGCTTCGGTGACGACCCGGACCGCAACCTGGAGATCCTCATCGGTCAGCTGGTCAGCCTGGTCCGCGAGGGCGCCCCGGTGCGGATGAGCAAGCGGGCCGGCACCGTGGTCACCCTGGAGGACCTGGTCGACGCGATCGGCGTGGACGCCTCCCGGTACGCGCTGGCCCGCTACTCCAGCGACTCCCCGATCGACATCGACGTCGAGCTGTGGACCCGGGCCACCCGCGACAACCCGGTGTACTACGTGCAGTACGTCGCCGCCCGGACGGCCAGCGTCGGGCGCAACGCCGCCGAGGTCGGCCTGACCCGCGGCGACGCCGCCGGCTTCCGGGCCGAGCTGCTCGGGCACGAGAAGGAGAACGAGCTGCTCAAGGCGCTCGCCGAGTTCCCCGCCGTGGTGGCCACCGCCGCCGAGCTGCGGGGGCCGCACCGGGTGGCCCGCTACCTGGAGGAACTGGCCGGGGCGTACCACCGGTTCTACGACAACTGCCGGATCCTGCCGCGCGGCGACGAGGAGGTCACCGACCTGCACCGGGCCCGGCTCTGGCTCAACGACGCGACCCGGGTGGTCATCGCCAACGGCCTGCACCTGCTCGGCGTCACCGCTCCGGAGAGGATGTGA
- the lysA gene encoding diaminopimelate decarboxylase — MRAHEAGALHGDIGSQPAWLRTPTDVNALVPQLWPRNVTRTDDGALAVAGLGVRDIAAEYGTPLYVLDEDDLRSRCRDFRAAFPDVDVYYAGKAFLCRAVVRMIAEEGLHLDVCTGGELATALSAGMPPERMGFHGNNKSVAELTRALDAGVGRIILDSFTEIDRLTALAREREVRPGVLIRVTVGVEAHTHEFIATAHEDQKFGFSLAGGAAAAAAFKVLDEGVLDLRGLHSHIGSQIFDASGFEVSARRVLALQAQIRDARGVELPELDLGGGFGIAYTTQDDPASPQELAKRLRKIVDGECAAERLAVPHLSIEPGRAIVGPAVFTLYEVGTVKDVDGIRTYVSVDGGMSDNIRTALYDASYSATMANRASVAEPMLARVVGKHCESGDIVVKDEFLPADVQPGDLVAVPGTGAYCRSMASNYNHVPRPPVVAVRDGRARLIVRRETEEDLLALDVG; from the coding sequence GTGCGCGCGCATGAGGCCGGTGCCCTGCACGGCGACATCGGCAGCCAGCCGGCGTGGCTGCGTACCCCGACCGACGTCAACGCCCTGGTGCCGCAGCTGTGGCCGCGCAACGTGACGCGCACCGACGACGGCGCGCTCGCCGTCGCCGGCCTGGGCGTCCGGGACATCGCGGCCGAGTACGGCACCCCGCTGTACGTCCTCGACGAGGACGATCTGCGCTCGCGCTGCCGCGACTTCCGTGCCGCCTTCCCGGACGTGGACGTCTACTACGCGGGTAAGGCGTTCCTCTGCCGCGCCGTGGTCCGCATGATCGCCGAGGAGGGTCTGCACCTCGACGTCTGCACCGGCGGCGAGCTGGCCACCGCGCTGTCGGCGGGGATGCCGCCGGAGCGGATGGGCTTCCACGGCAACAACAAGTCGGTGGCCGAGCTGACCCGGGCGCTGGACGCCGGGGTGGGCCGGATCATCCTCGACTCGTTCACCGAGATCGACCGGCTCACCGCGCTCGCCCGCGAGCGCGAGGTACGCCCCGGCGTGCTGATCCGGGTCACCGTCGGCGTCGAGGCGCACACCCACGAGTTCATCGCCACCGCGCACGAGGACCAGAAGTTCGGCTTCTCGCTCGCCGGCGGGGCGGCCGCGGCGGCCGCCTTCAAGGTGCTCGACGAGGGCGTGCTCGACCTGCGCGGCCTGCACTCGCACATCGGGTCGCAGATCTTCGACGCCAGCGGCTTCGAGGTCTCGGCCCGCCGGGTGCTCGCCCTGCAGGCGCAGATCCGCGACGCCCGCGGGGTGGAGCTGCCCGAGCTGGACCTCGGCGGCGGCTTCGGCATCGCGTACACCACCCAGGACGACCCGGCCTCGCCGCAGGAACTGGCCAAGCGGCTGCGCAAGATCGTCGACGGCGAGTGCGCGGCCGAGCGGCTGGCCGTGCCGCACCTGTCGATCGAGCCCGGCCGGGCGATCGTCGGCCCGGCCGTCTTCACCCTGTACGAGGTCGGCACGGTCAAGGACGTCGACGGGATCCGCACCTACGTCAGCGTCGACGGCGGGATGAGCGACAACATCCGCACCGCGCTCTACGACGCCTCGTACTCGGCCACCATGGCGAACCGGGCGTCGGTGGCCGAGCCGATGCTCGCCCGCGTGGTGGGAAAGCATTGTGAGTCCGGGGACATCGTGGTGAAGGATGAATTCCTGCCCGCCGACGTGCAGCCCGGAGATCTTGTCGCGGTGCCCGGCACGGGCGCGTACTGCCGCAGCATGGCCAGCAACTACAACCACGTGCCCCGCCCCCCGGTGGTCGCGGTGCGCGACGGCCGGGCCCGGCTGATCGTCCGACGGGAAACCGAAGAGGACCTGCTCGCTTTGGATGTGGGATGA
- the mmsB gene encoding multiple monosaccharide ABC transporter permease: MSRIKDLQKNLFGGTTSNARQFGMIFTLVAIVVLFQVLTNGLTLRSDNLIALFQQNSYILILAIGMLMVIVAGHIDLSVGSVAAFAGILVAKSMAEWDLPWPLAILFGLAIGAAIGAWQGFWVAYIGVPAFIVTLAGMLLFRGGNQYIGNANTIPVPEEFRTIGSGFLPEVGPNTGYNNLTLLLGLAAAVAVVWRELQARKTRREMDADPAPLWISILRMAVMVGVIAFAALRFASGRVGTSFPVSGIILVALVLAYSFYTRNTSGGRHIYAVGGNSRAAELSGVKLKRVNFFVMMNMSVLAALAGMIFVARSAASGPQDGNGWELDAIAAVFIGGAAVSGGIGTISGSIVGGLVMAVLNNGLQLMGVGTDRVQIIKGLVLLLAVAIDVYNKSQGRFSVIGSITRTFRRDTPPATPPSSSDAERQPATTTVSG; encoded by the coding sequence ATGAGCCGAATCAAGGACCTGCAGAAGAACCTCTTCGGAGGCACCACCTCCAACGCCCGCCAGTTCGGGATGATCTTCACCCTGGTGGCGATCGTCGTCCTGTTCCAGGTGCTGACCAACGGGCTGACGCTGCGATCGGACAACCTGATCGCGCTGTTCCAGCAGAACTCGTACATTCTCATCCTGGCCATCGGCATGCTGATGGTGATCGTCGCCGGGCACATCGACCTGTCGGTCGGCTCGGTCGCGGCCTTCGCCGGCATCCTGGTGGCCAAGTCGATGGCCGAGTGGGACCTGCCCTGGCCGCTCGCCATCCTGTTCGGCCTCGCCATCGGCGCGGCGATCGGCGCCTGGCAGGGCTTCTGGGTGGCCTACATCGGGGTGCCGGCGTTCATCGTCACCCTGGCCGGCATGCTGCTCTTCCGGGGCGGCAACCAGTACATCGGCAACGCCAACACCATCCCGGTGCCGGAGGAGTTCCGGACGATCGGCTCCGGGTTCCTGCCCGAGGTCGGCCCGAACACCGGCTACAACAACCTGACGTTGCTGTTGGGCCTGGCCGCCGCGGTGGCGGTGGTGTGGCGGGAGTTGCAGGCGCGCAAGACCCGCCGGGAGATGGACGCCGATCCGGCGCCGCTGTGGATCTCGATCCTCCGGATGGCCGTCATGGTCGGTGTGATCGCCTTCGCCGCGCTGCGCTTCGCCAGCGGTCGCGTCGGCACCAGCTTCCCGGTCTCCGGCATCATCCTGGTGGCGCTGGTGCTGGCGTACTCCTTCTACACCCGCAACACCTCCGGCGGCCGGCACATCTACGCCGTCGGCGGCAACTCCCGGGCCGCGGAGCTCTCCGGTGTGAAGCTCAAGCGGGTCAACTTCTTCGTCATGATGAACATGTCGGTCCTGGCCGCCCTGGCCGGCATGATCTTCGTGGCCCGTTCGGCGGCCTCCGGACCGCAGGACGGCAACGGCTGGGAACTGGACGCGATCGCCGCGGTCTTCATCGGTGGCGCGGCCGTCTCCGGCGGTATCGGGACCATCAGCGGCTCCATCGTCGGTGGTCTGGTCATGGCCGTGCTCAACAACGGCCTGCAACTGATGGGCGTGGGCACCGACCGCGTCCAGATCATCAAGGGCCTGGTCCTGCTGCTGGCCGTCGCGATCGACGTCTACAACAAGAGCCAGGGGC
- a CDS encoding DUF3105 domain-containing protein has translation MSISTPGGPERRPTVVSTGKKPAAGRPASGAKPGAGKSAGTPRATSGGKGPRKPIAPVKVSQGRSWGPIALFVAVGVLAAAIIGYGAYAAFQGSKPWEKRAADIDGIVDFRKKDAKLVQGGQHQQGPIKYDVNPPVAGPHNAAWQNCMGDVYDAPIASEHAVHSMEHGAVWITYRPDLPADQVATLKSKVQGKEKLMLSPFDGLDKPISLQAWGYQLKVDNADDGRIDDFIKTLRVNASVEGPNANCGQGITATGTTPRDPQPTQQ, from the coding sequence ATGAGCATCAGCACCCCGGGCGGCCCGGAGCGCCGTCCGACCGTGGTCAGCACCGGCAAGAAGCCGGCGGCTGGCCGGCCCGCGTCCGGCGCCAAGCCCGGGGCCGGCAAGTCGGCGGGCACCCCCCGCGCGACCTCGGGTGGCAAGGGCCCCCGCAAGCCGATCGCGCCGGTCAAGGTGAGCCAGGGCCGGTCCTGGGGCCCGATCGCCCTCTTCGTGGCCGTCGGCGTGCTCGCCGCGGCGATCATCGGGTACGGCGCGTATGCGGCCTTCCAGGGCTCCAAGCCGTGGGAGAAGCGGGCCGCCGACATCGACGGCATCGTCGACTTCCGCAAGAAGGACGCCAAGCTCGTCCAGGGCGGCCAGCACCAGCAGGGCCCGATCAAGTACGACGTGAACCCGCCGGTCGCCGGTCCGCACAACGCGGCCTGGCAGAACTGCATGGGTGACGTCTACGACGCCCCGATCGCCAGCGAGCACGCGGTGCACAGCATGGAGCACGGCGCGGTCTGGATCACGTACCGCCCCGACCTGCCGGCCGACCAGGTGGCGACGCTGAAGAGCAAGGTCCAGGGCAAGGAGAAGCTGATGCTCAGCCCGTTCGACGGGCTGGACAAGCCGATCTCGCTGCAGGCCTGGGGCTACCAGCTCAAGGTCGACAACGCCGACGACGGCCGGATCGACGACTTCATCAAGACGCTGCGGGTGAACGCCTCGGTCGAGGGCCCGAACGCCAACTGCGGCCAGGGCATCACGGCCACCGGCACCACCCCGCGCGACCCGCAGCCCACCCAGCAGTAA
- a CDS encoding winged helix-turn-helix domain-containing protein has product MGVALRDARRSVTSWCRRHTIGGDGAVAAVRRGHRQGEPGTLSREQELELIDVLRGVHPDELGLDEELWTRQSLTTLIQRQFDLAMDAGTVGAYLRAWGLGPREPRERACGLCVGAVERWVRSEYPAITRAAQEHSAEVYWIGRVRLRGTMPAADVISAVSSRGRVRFMVTTPGVDAPLPRDFVLRLSGAEERTVHLIVDGSWPKNEWPRRLPRRIVLHPLPSCGRALAAA; this is encoded by the coding sequence GTGGGGGTTGCACTGAGAGACGCGCGGCGTTCGGTCACCAGTTGGTGCCGGCGCCACACCATCGGCGGTGACGGAGCGGTGGCAGCCGTCCGTCGCGGACACCGGCAGGGCGAGCCCGGAACGCTCAGCCGCGAACAGGAACTCGAACTGATCGACGTCCTGCGGGGCGTCCACCCCGACGAGTTGGGGCTGGACGAGGAGCTGTGGACGCGACAGAGCCTGACCACGCTGATCCAGCGCCAGTTCGACCTGGCGATGGATGCCGGCACCGTCGGGGCGTACCTGCGGGCCTGGGGGTTGGGTCCGCGGGAGCCGCGGGAGCGGGCCTGCGGGCTCTGCGTCGGCGCGGTCGAGCGCTGGGTACGCAGCGAGTACCCGGCGATCACCCGGGCCGCCCAGGAGCATTCCGCGGAGGTCTACTGGATCGGCCGGGTACGCCTGCGTGGCACCATGCCGGCCGCGGACGTGATCTCCGCGGTGTCGTCCCGGGGCCGGGTCCGGTTCATGGTGACCACGCCCGGCGTGGACGCGCCGCTCCCCCGCGACTTCGTGCTGCGGCTCAGCGGCGCCGAGGAGCGCACCGTGCACCTGATCGTGGACGGCTCGTGGCCCAAGAACGAGTGGCCCCGACGCCTCCCCCGCCGCATCGTCCTGCACCCCCTCCCCAGCTGCGGCCGCGCCCTCGCCGCCGCCTAA
- the mmsA gene encoding multiple monosaccharide ABC transporter ATP-binding protein, with amino-acid sequence MSDAPILLEMRSITKEFPGVKALSDVNLVVRAGEIHAICGENGAGKSTLMKVLSGVYPYGTYDGDIVYQGAETRFSDIRASEAAGIVIIHQELALIPHMSIAENIFLGNEPRKRGAIDWKAANRMALDLMARVGLQEDPDTLIKDIGVGKQQLVEIAKAFAKDVKLLILDEPTAALNEADSRHLLDLLRGFRARGITSIMISHKLNEIEAIADQITILRDGRTVETLDVQAGAVDEDRIVRGMVGRELSRRFPDHTPKIGEVFFEVRDWNVRHPISAERQVCKNESFVVRRGEIVGFAGLMGAGRTELAMSVFGRSYGVYESGTIIKDGKEIVLKSVADAIDHGLAYVSEDRKAIGLNLLDDIKASTVAAKLSKISKHGVLDEVAEYKAAESYRRELRTKAPSVDESVSKLSGGNQQKVVLAKWMFTDPDLLILDEPTRGIDVGAKYEIYGIIQRLADQGKGVVVISSELPELIGLCDRIYTVFEGTITGEIAREDADPETLMKQMTSTKKMQTR; translated from the coding sequence ATGAGCGACGCGCCCATCCTCCTGGAGATGCGCTCCATCACCAAGGAGTTCCCGGGAGTCAAGGCTCTTTCCGACGTGAACCTGGTGGTGCGCGCCGGTGAGATCCACGCCATCTGCGGCGAGAACGGCGCGGGCAAGTCGACGCTGATGAAGGTGCTCAGCGGCGTCTACCCGTACGGCACGTACGACGGCGACATCGTCTACCAGGGCGCCGAGACCCGCTTCTCCGACATTCGGGCGAGCGAGGCCGCCGGCATCGTGATCATCCATCAGGAGCTCGCGCTCATCCCGCACATGTCGATCGCCGAGAACATCTTCCTCGGCAACGAGCCGCGCAAGCGCGGTGCGATCGACTGGAAGGCCGCGAACCGGATGGCGCTGGACCTGATGGCCCGGGTCGGTCTCCAGGAGGACCCGGACACCCTGATCAAGGACATCGGCGTCGGCAAGCAGCAGCTGGTGGAGATCGCCAAGGCGTTCGCCAAGGACGTCAAGCTGCTCATCCTGGACGAGCCCACCGCCGCGCTCAACGAGGCGGACTCGCGCCACCTGCTCGACCTGCTGCGCGGCTTCCGCGCGCGGGGCATCACCTCGATCATGATCTCGCACAAGCTCAACGAGATCGAGGCGATCGCCGACCAGATCACCATCCTGCGTGACGGCCGGACGGTGGAGACCCTGGACGTGCAGGCGGGCGCGGTCGACGAGGACCGGATCGTGCGGGGCATGGTCGGCCGCGAGCTGAGCAGGCGCTTCCCGGACCACACGCCCAAGATCGGCGAGGTCTTCTTCGAGGTCCGCGACTGGAACGTCCGGCACCCGATCTCGGCCGAGCGCCAGGTCTGCAAGAACGAGAGCTTCGTCGTACGCCGCGGCGAGATCGTCGGCTTCGCCGGCCTGATGGGCGCCGGCCGCACCGAGCTGGCGATGAGCGTCTTCGGCCGCTCCTACGGGGTGTACGAGTCGGGCACGATCATCAAGGACGGCAAGGAGATCGTGCTGAAGTCGGTGGCGGACGCCATCGACCACGGGCTCGCGTACGTCAGCGAGGACCGCAAGGCGATCGGCCTCAACCTGCTCGACGACATCAAGGCGTCGACGGTGGCCGCCAAGCTGTCCAAGATCTCCAAGCACGGCGTCCTGGACGAGGTCGCCGAGTACAAGGCGGCCGAGTCGTACCGCCGGGAGCTGCGGACCAAGGCCCCGTCGGTCGACGAGAGCGTCTCCAAGCTGTCGGGCGGCAACCAGCAGAAGGTCGTCCTGGCGAAGTGGATGTTCACCGACCCGGACCTGCTGATCCTCGACGAGCCCACCCGCGGCATCGACGTGGGCGCCAAGTACGAGATCTACGGCATCATCCAGCGGCTCGCCGACCAGGGGAAGGGCGTCGTCGTCATCTCCTCGGAACTGCCTGAGCTGATCGGGCTCTGCGACCGCATCTACACCGTGTTCGAAGGAACCATCACCGGCGAGATCGCCCGCGAGGATGCGGACCCGGAGACCCTCATGAAGCAGATGACCTCTACGAAGAAGATGCAGACACGATGA
- a CDS encoding DUF305 domain-containing protein has protein sequence MTAPVTTDSAPDEAPVTADGGRRSARRYGILALTAAVVVGLLLGYAGGLLTPSLTRPGDSSAEAGFARDMTSHHAQAVEMGLIAFQKGSDPEVRQIGGDIATGQQGEIGTMQTWLRSWGLDPTGSEPAMAWMPDGRDSLRDGLMPGMATPQEMAQLRAAQGHDVDVLFLRMMIKHHLGGIHMIQGILDHGEDDDVLKVAQTMKNTQQTDLVNLQNALKRLGG, from the coding sequence ATGACCGCTCCCGTGACGACGGACAGCGCACCCGACGAGGCCCCGGTCACCGCCGACGGTGGCCGGCGGTCCGCGCGCCGCTACGGCATCCTCGCGCTGACCGCCGCCGTCGTGGTCGGGCTCCTCCTCGGGTACGCCGGCGGCCTGCTGACGCCGAGCCTCACCCGACCGGGTGACAGCTCGGCCGAGGCGGGCTTCGCGCGGGACATGACCAGCCACCACGCCCAGGCGGTGGAGATGGGGCTGATCGCCTTCCAGAAGGGCAGCGACCCGGAGGTACGCCAGATCGGCGGCGACATCGCCACCGGCCAGCAGGGCGAGATCGGCACCATGCAGACCTGGCTGCGGTCGTGGGGGCTGGACCCGACCGGCTCCGAGCCGGCGATGGCCTGGATGCCGGACGGCCGGGACAGCCTCCGGGACGGGCTGATGCCCGGCATGGCGACGCCGCAGGAGATGGCGCAGCTGCGCGCGGCGCAGGGACACGACGTCGACGTGCTCTTTTTGCGCATGATGATCAAGCACCACCTGGGTGGGATCCACATGATCCAGGGGATCCTCGACCACGGCGAGGACGACGACGTGCTCAAGGTCGCGCAGACCATGAAGAACACCCAGCAGACGGACCTGGTCAACCTCCAGAACGCCCTCAAGCGCCTGGGCGGCTGA
- the thrC gene encoding threonine synthase, with protein MWRGLIETYRDRLPVTDATPVVTLHEGNTPLLPAPVLSARLGCDVHLKVEGANPTGSFKDRGMTVAVSKAVEAGDKAIICASTGNTSASAAAYAARAGITCAVLVPQGKIALGKLAQALVHGAKLLQVQGNFDDCLAMAAKLAQDFPVALVNSVNPDRLHGQKTAAFEIVEALGDAPDIHCLPVGNAGNISAYWMGYGEDLAAGNATRTPKMYGFQAAGAAPIVTGQVVHEPSTIATAIRIGNPASWTKAVDARDASRGLIAAVTDREILSAYRLLAREVGVFVELGSAASVAGLLQQAAAGRVPPGSTVVCTVTGHGLKDPEWAISTAPAPLTIANDPLAAARSLDLA; from the coding sequence ATGTGGCGCGGTCTGATCGAGACGTACCGGGACCGGCTGCCGGTCACCGACGCCACCCCCGTCGTCACCCTGCACGAGGGGAACACCCCGCTGCTGCCCGCGCCGGTGCTCTCCGCCCGGCTCGGCTGTGACGTGCACCTGAAGGTCGAGGGGGCCAACCCGACCGGCTCGTTCAAGGACCGCGGCATGACCGTCGCGGTGTCCAAGGCGGTCGAGGCGGGCGACAAGGCGATCATCTGCGCCTCCACCGGCAACACCAGCGCCTCCGCCGCGGCGTACGCGGCCCGCGCCGGGATCACCTGCGCGGTGCTGGTGCCGCAGGGCAAGATCGCGCTGGGCAAGCTCGCCCAGGCGCTGGTGCACGGCGCGAAGCTGCTCCAGGTCCAGGGCAACTTCGACGACTGCCTGGCGATGGCCGCGAAGCTCGCCCAGGACTTCCCGGTGGCGCTGGTCAACTCGGTCAACCCGGACCGGCTGCACGGCCAGAAGACCGCCGCCTTCGAGATCGTCGAGGCGCTCGGCGACGCTCCCGACATCCACTGCCTGCCGGTCGGCAACGCCGGCAACATCTCCGCGTACTGGATGGGCTACGGCGAGGACCTGGCCGCCGGCAACGCCACCCGCACCCCGAAGATGTACGGCTTCCAGGCCGCCGGCGCCGCGCCGATCGTGACCGGCCAGGTGGTGCACGAGCCGTCCACGATCGCCACCGCCATCCGGATCGGCAACCCGGCGAGCTGGACGAAGGCGGTCGACGCCCGGGATGCCTCGCGGGGCCTGATCGCGGCGGTCACCGACCGGGAGATCCTGTCGGCGTACCGGCTGCTCGCCCGGGAGGTGGGCGTCTTCGTCGAGCTGGGCAGCGCGGCCAGCGTGGCCGGCCTGCTCCAGCAGGCCGCCGCGGGCCGGGTCCCCCCCGGTTCCACGGTCGTCTGCACGGTCACCGGCCACGGCCTCAAGGACCCGGAGTGGGCCATCTCCACCGCCCCCGCCCCCCTCACCATCGCCAACGACCCCCTGGCCGCCGCCCGCTCCCTAGACCTCGCCTAA
- a CDS encoding homoserine dehydrogenase — protein sequence MRLALLGCGTVGSEVVRLLHEQSADLAARIGAPLEIAGIAVRRVGRDRGDLPVDPALFTTDPLGLIKRDDVDVVVEVVGGIEPARGWLVEALRAGKSVVTANKALLAEDGAALHDAAAEGGADLYYEASVAGAIPLLRPLRDSLHGDRINRVTGIVNGTTNFILSAMDATGAGFAEALEEATELGYAEADPTADVEGFDAAAKAAILASLAFHTRVTAADVHREGITEVTAADVASARAMGCTIKLLCIAARGADAAGRETVSVRVHPAMIPLTHPLASVGDAFNAVFVEAEAAGQLMFYGRGAGGAPTASAVLGDVVAVARNRLAGARAASESAYADLAVRPMGEALTRYHISLDVADRPGVLEAVAGVFARHEVSIATVRQGPAGGGPAGRGSDAELVIVTHVAPDAALAATVRELRGLDIVGSVTSVLRVEGGQ from the coding sequence GTGCGTTTGGCGCTGCTCGGCTGCGGGACGGTTGGCAGCGAGGTGGTCCGGTTGCTGCACGAGCAGTCGGCCGACCTCGCCGCCCGGATCGGCGCCCCGCTGGAGATCGCCGGCATCGCCGTACGCCGGGTCGGGCGCGACCGCGGTGACCTGCCGGTCGACCCGGCGCTGTTCACCACCGACCCGCTCGGGCTGATCAAGCGCGACGACGTGGACGTGGTGGTCGAGGTGGTCGGCGGCATCGAGCCGGCGCGCGGCTGGCTGGTCGAGGCGCTGCGGGCCGGCAAGAGCGTGGTCACCGCCAACAAGGCGCTGCTCGCCGAGGACGGCGCGGCCCTGCACGACGCGGCCGCCGAGGGCGGCGCCGACCTCTACTACGAGGCCTCGGTGGCCGGGGCGATCCCGCTGCTGCGCCCGCTGCGCGACTCGCTGCACGGGGACCGGATCAACCGGGTCACCGGCATCGTCAACGGCACCACCAACTTCATCCTCTCCGCGATGGACGCCACCGGCGCCGGCTTCGCCGAGGCGCTGGAGGAGGCCACCGAGCTCGGGTACGCCGAGGCGGACCCGACCGCCGACGTGGAGGGCTTCGACGCCGCCGCCAAGGCCGCCATCCTCGCCTCGCTGGCGTTCCACACCCGGGTCACCGCCGCCGACGTGCACCGCGAGGGGATCACCGAGGTGACCGCCGCGGACGTGGCCAGCGCCCGGGCGATGGGCTGCACGATCAAGCTGCTCTGCATCGCGGCCCGGGGCGCCGACGCCGCGGGCCGGGAGACGGTCAGCGTGCGGGTGCACCCGGCGATGATCCCGCTGACCCACCCGCTGGCCAGCGTCGGCGACGCGTTCAACGCGGTCTTCGTCGAGGCCGAGGCGGCCGGGCAGCTGATGTTCTACGGCCGGGGCGCCGGTGGCGCGCCGACCGCCAGCGCCGTCCTCGGCGACGTGGTGGCGGTGGCCCGCAACCGGCTCGCCGGGGCGCGGGCGGCCAGCGAGTCCGCGTACGCCGACCTGGCGGTGCGGCCGATGGGGGAGGCGCTGACCCGCTACCACATCAGCCTCGACGTGGCCGACCGGCCGGGTGTGCTGGAGGCGGTGGCGGGGGTTTTCGCCCGGCACGAGGTCTCCATCGCCACCGTGCGGCAGGGCCCGGCGGGCGGCGGGCCGGCCGGTCGGGGCTCCGACGCCGAGCTGGTCATCGTCACCCACGTCGCGCCGGACGCGGCGCTCGCCGCGACCGTACGCGAGCTGCGCGGGCTGGACATCGTCGGATCGGTGACCAGCGTGCTGCGGGTGGAGGGCGGGCAGTAG